In Microplitis mediator isolate UGA2020A chromosome 2, iyMicMedi2.1, whole genome shotgun sequence, a single window of DNA contains:
- the LOC130664007 gene encoding prion-like-(Q/N-rich) domain-bearing protein 25, with amino-acid sequence MPCQKDQDCEEIRNAKCSEDKECVCDLNTIKLNQSMCVSLINGRCENDQECAPEHSICMNNECQCKLDYVSINKKQCEQVTLGKPCEKSLDCRDVWHEMCSEDKRCACKPNSMTLNKSSCVPIIGGFCFEDEQCQVDNSYCPAYNCKCRPNYIEISKNQCVLDYSLIPCQNDEDCGDIKHRECSIHNQCVCKPNTVSLYNSKCVPIIGGFCSNNEECSVNNSICIGNRCQCKLNYYFLSNYLCVQM; translated from the exons ATGCCTTGCCAGAAAGATCAAGACTGTGAAGAGATAAGAAATGCAAAATGTTCAGAAGACAAAGAATGTGTTTGTGATCTAAACACTATTAAATTAAACCAATCAATGTGTGTATCACTGATAAATGGACGCTGTGAAAACGATCAAGAATGTGCACCAGAACATTCGATTTGTATGAATAATGAGTGCCAATGTAAGCTGGACTacgtatcaattaataaaaaacaatgtgAGCAAG TGACTTTGGGAAAGCCATGTGAAAAGAGTTTGGACTGTAGAGACGTATGGCACGAAATGTGCTCTGAAGACAAACGATGTGCTTGTAAGCCGAATAGTATGACATTAAACAAATCATCATGTGTACCAATTATCGGTGGTTTTTGTTTCGAAGATGAACAATGTCAAGTTGATAACTCTTACTGTCCAGCTTATAATTGTAAATGTAGACCTAACTACATAGAAATATCCAAAAATCAATGTGTATtag aTTATTCGTTAATACCCTGTCAAAACGATGAAGACTGCGGAGATATAAAACATCGAGAATGTTCAATACATAATCAATGTGTTTGTAAGCCAAATACAGTCTCTTTATATAACTCAAAATGTGTACCAATCATCGGAGGATTTTGTAGTAATAATGAAGAATGTTCCGTCAATAATTCTATTTGTATTGGCAATCGATGTCAATGCAagcttaattattatttcttatccAACTATTTATGCGTTCAAA tgtAA